CAACTTCAGAAGTGATACTAACATTGCGCAAAGTTGGCTACTGAATAAATCAGTTTGTGGTCTACGTCTTCTTCTCGCTACCATAATACTGAGAAAGTTCAGGTCTGTTATCTCTTGTGACAGAGCGTCCCAACCTTCAGGTCTCAAATACTGTGCATTCATTCCAGTAACTGTCAAACGTCGCAGGTCTTTACACTTTCCAAGACGAATCACGAACTTCTCAAGCGTTTCTCCAGAACATAGAATGGTATTGCAATCGACAACATAGAATGGAATTTCACATACTCTGATACTTTGAGTCAGGGCCGCTGagaaaatatcatcatgatcacgGAGCCGGGTACGAGAAAGATCAAAGACATCATGTGCATTCAGATCATCAAAGGCTTCTTTTGGTGGATCATTCGCAGATAGGAGGGAAATTGTTTTAAGATTGCTATACGTTTGCTGTAGATACTCCAGAATTGTTTTACTGGCAATATGAAGATAAATAGATTTCAGTGACACACTAGTGTACCTCTTCAGGAAATCAAGTACAGATTTCTCCTCAACGGGGAACATCCAAGACTTATCGTCGGCACAAAACATCCTTTTTAAACTATCTCCTGGAACTGCAACTCCCCAGCTCTTCTCTGTCTTCTGTTCTTGCCAGAAATCAATATGCGTCCAGGTTTGTGGATTTGAGAGTATTCTATTGCATCGCTTGTTAACTCTGCAAAAAAACAAATGCATTATGatgaatttatattaaaaaatgttCAGATGGGTAAGAACAACCAGTGAGGTCTCTGTCACATTATATTCTTGTCAGAGAGCGATATGCGCCCAGGGTTGAGGCTTTACAGTATTctattgcatattttattttatgtcaatattccCATTCTCATTTTCTAGCTCGCAAACAGCGGGTTTGcgttgctatagacgaatccaatttcacgcattcctacacctcaatggcagccatggctgggtccccgctgtgtatatctcacctgaaatgtgaaatgatgcgtccttggcggacattttaaactgcatcccatcacccgtgttacatgtagacaaaagaatgatgaacgtttacaacacaatacaatataacatcgattttgtaagcagctttaatccacccaattcggcaactgaccaaatcctgaccatgacttggctcgttggattcgtaaAACCATAAATTTAGTGTCACACCCTAGCCATATATTGGGCAGGAAGttcctgtaaacatggtaaaagtgtgCTAGTATTTTGTGAGCAGTGCATGTGTACTCTAAATCACTGCGCTAAATCGCTCACTCACACAATACATACATACCTCATTACCATAAGACGTTCATATAGAGTGAGAAATGAGAAGATGAGAATGAGGACGTCATCCGTGATGATGTCAAAAGGACACCCTGATGATGTACTGCATGTAGCTTGATCCATTGTCAAATTTGCCGGTTTCGTCAGTGAACCTAGATAAGAGATGTTTCgcaaaagaataataataatgtgacccGTTCTCATAAATTCAgcaacatgtcaaaatattaaacattgttgttttttgaaatttcaatatAATATAGTCAAGATTAGTCAATACTTGTGAGCTTCAGACTGGCAGCCAATTTGTCTTTATGCCAATGTATAAACTTATAAAGATATGGCTCAATTTATCAGGGGTTCTTGTCTTTTATTTGGATTGTCAATGAAACATATAGTTCAGAATTcttctaaacaaagacaaaattTGATGGTACATGcctcgatcaatgacagtttcgtaacattagcactttctcaaattgaaacaaTGAACAATAATCACATAACAACTAATCCACTGGCAAGAGTTTATTTCCCCATGATATTTGGAAACCTTATGGGTTTTCAGTAAATTAATGTatgcatatgtgaccgtacatcacgaatgagccgtaaattgctccccggtcaattttgttttatttcatgtttagaaaatatatcataagctttaaaatggcataacatttgacttcaaacggtaTCCAGAAGCGGTgttatggtttgtttgttgaactttgccccttcaacaaaatggtccctctttcgtttctacatgtgcctctttttccacattgctggaaataaatatcaaacagtcataaatggcggtcatttcaaatcatcccaaagtcaactaggttcaggaatgccctctcattgttaattgttggttatacatacctaaacTAAAtataatgctttgtaacccaccacttgaacaggatttagccaaagcaaacaaaaaccacagttattaagaattctatagacatctaaggtagaagcttattatcctcttcaacaataggattattgattggtttaaaatgcgATATATGTCGCACCAGCTTGAGGTAGGcctacctatgaatacgacctttttgcacattttacactgtaactcttACGGCTAATTCATGGTATACGGTCACATAATTATATGATCCTTACATAAACCAGGGACCGTATACGGTCCCTGATAAAACAGTGCTACCGTGCTGActattttgaaaatcataatagtGACTTTATGACGGTTCGTTCgttcttttgtttgtttacttcttATATATTGTTTAGGTTATCGTTGTGCCTGACGGAATAGGAATACCGTTTCAAGTGTACAATGCGGAagtacaaataaatataaaatggtATATCGTATTTTTATTCCAGTATGAGAAACCGTTAACACTGGTAATGTGACGAAATATGTACACACTTTCGCGTGTAGATTCGGCAATTAATCTCAAAACTTAAGACTTACTCGTTGAGATCTCGTAGCCCTTCTCGTCCGGGATCTCGTCAACTGAAAAGACGCT
Above is a genomic segment from Amphiura filiformis chromosome 17, Afil_fr2py, whole genome shotgun sequence containing:
- the LOC140137705 gene encoding uncharacterized protein, with amino-acid sequence MYIINIRYISCIGGNASYFRADLSGSANSVFSVDEIPDEKGYEISTSSLTKPANLTMDQATCSTSSGCPFDIITDDVLILIFSFLTLYERLMVMRVNKRCNRILSNPQTWTHIDFWQEQKTEKSWGVAVPGDSLKRMFCADDKSWMFPVEEKSVLDFLKRYTSVSLKSIYLHIASKTILEYLQQTYSNLKTISLLSANDPPKEAFDDLNAHDVFDLSRTRLRDHDDIFSAALTQSIRVCEIPFYVVDCNTILCSGETLEKFVIRLGKCKDLRRLTVTGMNAQYLRPEGWDALSQEITDLNFLSIMVARRRRRPQTDLFSSQLCAMLVSLLKLTKVSSFRLSVDNPHSASTFFNIDEFLQGIADKWQDLRRLTLVGIRPPSGDIFPLMISALTQLQILELYGEMITDENIEHIAIHLKKLTSLTLTDGHYTPSGIRVLRWHPSIERLYLAQKSQNHQIPGWLLAVYDVILSLPQIAYVKIIGYRVIALHAQHEIPTLANNVQIEVENAREYRVSPTMRKGSVGLRD